One part of the Nocardioides zeae genome encodes these proteins:
- a CDS encoding MlaE family ABC transporter permease, with amino-acid sequence MALSLGPLTSVVTTPLDRLASLGAGLRFHLTVLASVPRTLRHHLKEIVRLLSEVSFGTGALAVIGGTIGVMVGMTLFVGTVVGMQGYSALDQIGTAALNGFVSAYFNTREIAPLVAALALSATVGSGFTAQLGAMRINEEVDALDVMGVSSLAFLVTTRVIAGVVAIVPLYVVGLLVSWAGSRAVTVYFYGQSAGTYDHYFGLFLPPADILGSFVKVVVFAVLIILIHCRLGFTATGGPAGVGVAVGTAVRRSIVTVAILDLALSMALWGTTTTVRVAG; translated from the coding sequence ATGGCGCTCTCCCTCGGCCCCCTGACCTCGGTGGTCACGACGCCGCTCGACCGGCTCGCGTCGCTCGGCGCCGGCCTGCGGTTCCACCTCACCGTGCTGGCCTCGGTGCCCCGCACGCTGCGCCACCACCTCAAGGAGATCGTGCGTCTGCTCTCGGAGGTCAGCTTCGGCACCGGGGCGCTGGCCGTCATCGGCGGCACGATCGGCGTGATGGTCGGCATGACCCTCTTCGTCGGCACGGTCGTCGGCATGCAGGGTTACTCGGCGCTCGACCAGATCGGCACCGCGGCCCTCAACGGCTTCGTCTCGGCGTACTTCAACACCCGCGAGATCGCGCCGCTCGTCGCCGCGCTCGCGCTCTCGGCGACGGTCGGCTCCGGGTTCACGGCCCAGCTCGGCGCGATGCGGATCAACGAGGAGGTCGACGCGCTCGACGTCATGGGCGTATCGAGCCTCGCGTTCCTCGTGACGACCCGCGTCATCGCCGGGGTCGTCGCCATCGTGCCGCTCTACGTGGTGGGCCTGCTGGTCTCGTGGGCCGGCTCCCGCGCGGTGACGGTCTACTTCTACGGGCAGTCGGCGGGCACCTACGACCACTACTTCGGACTTTTCCTGCCGCCGGCCGACATCCTCGGCTCGTTCGTCAAGGTCGTCGTCTTCGCCGTGCTCATCATCCTCATCCACTGCCGGCTCGGCTTCACGGCGACGGGCGGCCCCGCGGGCGTCGGCGTCGCGGTGGGCACCGCCGTGCGCCGGAGCATCGTGACGGTCGCGATCCTCGACCTCGCGCTCTCCATGGCGCTGTGGGGCACCACCACGACGGTGCGGGTGGCCGGATGA
- a CDS encoding MCE family protein, which yields MNDNARRPVDLVLGLVLLLVVALGAGGVVLAYDQAFTSRTEVVLTTGSVGNALQKGSDVKLNGVPVGEVTEVRATDDGARLVLALEPDVADGLPADTVARLLPKTLFGERYVQLLAKGARTGGGLADGATIRQDDSDEAVELEEVLDELLPVLQAVQPQKLAATLGELTLALRGQGASIGESMERWGSYLTELAPYVPTLTEDLQRLAEVADVYDVAAPDLLAALEDLTVTATTLVDERTTLDDLYAGVTGAATSTDAWLTANQQTIVVLAEESREALAAVAPYAAQFPCVLRSVADFEPVMEEVLGVGTAEPGVKVTLSIGDVSGAYQRGVDRPTYRTDGQPRCPYTVSSRSTAPATGGSEPARVRPPTADLLESYVAGEGSASRAQQALAVGLGDANSPAENQLIAELVAPGQGLAPDEYPDWASLLLGPSLRGAEVVLR from the coding sequence ATGAACGACAACGCCCGCCGCCCCGTGGACCTCGTGCTGGGCCTGGTCCTCCTGCTCGTCGTCGCGCTCGGCGCGGGCGGCGTGGTGCTGGCCTACGACCAGGCCTTCACCTCGCGCACGGAGGTCGTGCTGACGACCGGCTCGGTCGGCAACGCGCTGCAGAAGGGCTCCGACGTGAAGCTGAACGGCGTGCCCGTCGGGGAGGTGACCGAGGTGCGGGCCACCGACGACGGGGCCCGCCTCGTGCTGGCCCTGGAGCCCGACGTCGCCGACGGGCTGCCCGCGGACACCGTGGCCCGGCTCCTGCCGAAGACGCTCTTCGGCGAGCGCTACGTGCAGCTGCTCGCGAAGGGCGCCCGCACCGGCGGCGGTCTCGCCGACGGCGCGACCATCCGGCAGGACGACTCCGACGAGGCCGTCGAGCTCGAGGAGGTGCTCGACGAGCTCCTGCCCGTGCTGCAGGCCGTGCAGCCCCAGAAGCTCGCCGCGACGCTCGGCGAGCTGACGTTGGCGCTCCGCGGCCAGGGCGCCTCGATCGGCGAGTCGATGGAGCGGTGGGGGTCCTACCTCACCGAGCTCGCGCCGTACGTCCCCACCCTGACCGAGGACCTCCAGCGGCTCGCCGAGGTGGCGGACGTCTACGACGTCGCCGCGCCCGACCTGCTCGCCGCGCTCGAGGACCTCACCGTCACCGCGACCACCCTCGTTGACGAGCGCACGACCCTGGACGACCTGTACGCCGGGGTGACGGGCGCCGCGACCAGCACCGACGCCTGGTTGACCGCGAACCAGCAGACCATCGTCGTGCTCGCCGAGGAGAGCCGGGAGGCGCTGGCCGCGGTCGCGCCGTACGCCGCGCAGTTCCCCTGCGTGCTGCGGTCCGTCGCCGACTTCGAGCCGGTCATGGAGGAGGTGCTCGGGGTGGGGACCGCCGAGCCCGGCGTCAAGGTCACGCTGAGCATCGGCGACGTCAGCGGCGCCTACCAGCGCGGGGTCGACCGGCCGACCTACCGCACCGACGGGCAGCCGCGCTGCCCCTACACGGTCTCCTCGCGGTCGACCGCCCCGGCGACCGGCGGGTCCGAGCCCGCCCGGGTGCGACCGCCGACCGCGGACCTCCTGGAGTCGTACGTCGCGGGCGAGGGCTCGGCGAGCCGGGCCCAGCAGGCCCTCGCGGTCGGGCTGGGCGACGCCAACTCGCCGGCCGAGAACCAGCTGATCGCCGAGCTCGTGGCCCCCGGCCAGGGCTTGGCGCCGGACGAGTACCCCGACTGGGCGAGCCTGCTGCTCGGCCCCTCGCTCCGGGGCGCGGAGGTGGTGCTGCGATGA
- a CDS encoding MCE family protein, translating to MRNGLGPIAVKSIVFTLVTVLATLALAATIRNGSGGGGEFTARFTDATSLNEGDDIRMAGVKVGAVRDIEVADDGLAEVTFTVNDAVQVPAGTTLELRFRNLVGQRYIALQPPTTPEGGDPIAPGHAFGIDATSPALDLTLLFNGFHPLFRLLDPEDVNALSGQVLAVFQGDGASVDTLLESTGRLTTTLAQKDAVIGQLITSLGSVLETVESRTDEVDATIVTLQQLVSGLAADRDTIGATLDGLGSLSVSVADLLEEGRAPLQESIVGLGDLAGNLADASDTIDTLLANLPGRLDALGRVGSYGSWLNFYACSVQGLIPLPEGYTGDLGIEPVAARCR from the coding sequence ATGAGGAACGGACTCGGCCCGATCGCGGTGAAGAGCATCGTGTTCACGCTCGTCACCGTGCTCGCCACGCTCGCGCTGGCCGCCACGATCCGCAACGGCAGCGGGGGCGGCGGGGAGTTCACCGCGCGGTTCACCGACGCCACGAGCCTCAACGAGGGCGACGACATCCGCATGGCCGGCGTGAAGGTGGGCGCGGTGCGCGACATCGAGGTCGCCGACGACGGTCTCGCGGAGGTCACCTTCACCGTCAACGACGCGGTCCAGGTGCCGGCCGGGACGACGCTGGAGCTGCGGTTCCGCAACCTCGTCGGGCAGCGCTACATCGCGCTGCAGCCGCCGACCACGCCCGAGGGTGGCGACCCGATCGCCCCGGGCCACGCCTTCGGGATCGACGCCACCTCGCCCGCGCTCGACCTCACGCTGCTCTTCAACGGCTTCCACCCGCTGTTCCGGCTCCTCGACCCCGAGGACGTCAACGCCCTGTCCGGCCAGGTGCTCGCGGTCTTCCAGGGCGACGGCGCCTCCGTCGACACGCTGCTGGAGAGCACCGGACGCCTCACCACCACCCTCGCCCAGAAGGACGCCGTGATCGGCCAGCTCATCACCAGCCTCGGATCCGTGCTCGAGACCGTCGAGAGCCGCACCGACGAGGTCGACGCCACGATCGTGACGCTCCAGCAGCTCGTCAGCGGGCTCGCGGCCGACCGCGACACGATCGGCGCCACCCTCGACGGGCTCGGCTCCCTCTCGGTCAGCGTCGCCGACCTCCTCGAGGAGGGGCGGGCGCCGCTCCAGGAGTCGATCGTCGGGCTCGGCGACCTCGCCGGGAACCTCGCGGACGCCAGCGACACCATCGACACGCTGCTCGCCAACCTGCCCGGGCGGCTGGACGCGCTCGGCCGGGTCGGGAGCTACGGCTCGTGGCTCAACTTCTACGCCTGCTCGGTGCAGGGGCTCATCCCCCTCCCGGAGGGCTACACGGGCGACCTGGGCATCGAGCCGGTGGCAGCGAGGTGCCGGTGA
- a CDS encoding MCE family protein, with protein MVGVLALVGVFLLTFNAAALPLVGGGRTYTAEFAEAGGLRAGNEVRVAGVRVGEVTGLELDGDVVEVTFRVKDVELGSETRAAVKVKTLLGQKYLAVEPAGRGDLDETIPVARTSTPFDVTAAFSQLSTTVGEIDTEQLEASFEALTTAFADTPEAVRATVTGLAELSRTVSSRDEELAGLLEAAEQVTGTLASRNEEIADLLVDGDLLLEELAARRATVSALLEGTTQLGEQLQGLVADNEATLAPALAQLDAVAEILTRNQEGLDASLARLGPYYRLLASATGNGRWVDAYVCGLYAADGSPQLDNDIERTCAPTAGGGS; from the coding sequence ATCGTCGGCGTGCTCGCACTGGTCGGGGTCTTCCTCCTCACCTTCAACGCCGCGGCCCTGCCGCTCGTCGGCGGGGGCCGCACCTACACGGCGGAGTTCGCCGAGGCGGGCGGGCTGCGCGCCGGCAACGAGGTGCGGGTCGCCGGCGTGCGCGTCGGCGAGGTCACCGGCCTCGAGCTCGACGGCGACGTCGTCGAGGTCACCTTCCGCGTGAAGGACGTCGAGCTGGGCTCCGAGACCCGCGCGGCGGTGAAGGTGAAGACGCTGCTCGGCCAGAAGTACCTGGCCGTGGAGCCCGCGGGGCGCGGCGACCTCGACGAGACCATCCCGGTCGCGCGCACGAGCACCCCCTTCGACGTGACGGCCGCCTTCTCGCAGCTCTCCACGACCGTCGGCGAGATCGACACCGAGCAGCTCGAGGCCAGCTTCGAGGCGCTCACGACGGCCTTCGCCGACACCCCCGAGGCGGTCCGCGCGACCGTGACCGGGCTTGCCGAGCTCTCGCGCACCGTGTCGAGCCGCGACGAGGAGCTCGCCGGCCTGCTCGAGGCGGCCGAGCAGGTCACCGGCACCCTGGCGAGCCGCAACGAGGAGATCGCCGACCTGCTGGTCGACGGCGACCTGCTGCTCGAGGAGCTCGCCGCCCGGCGGGCCACCGTGAGCGCCCTGCTCGAGGGCACCACCCAGCTCGGCGAGCAGCTGCAGGGCCTCGTCGCCGACAACGAGGCGACCCTGGCCCCGGCGCTCGCGCAGCTCGACGCGGTCGCGGAGATCCTCACCCGCAACCAGGAGGGCCTCGACGCGTCGCTGGCGCGGCTCGGTCCCTACTACCGCCTGCTCGCCTCGGCGACCGGCAACGGCCGCTGGGTCGACGCCTACGTCTGCGGCCTCTACGCCGCCGACGGCTCGCCCCAGCTCGACAACGACATCGAGCGCACCTGCGCCCCGACCGCCGGAGGTGGCTCGTGA
- a CDS encoding MCE family protein: MSTRAQRSRDRRARLLRSGALLLALAAVVLAVTARSAYVDGRSTTVVADFDSAVGLYVGSDVQVLGVPVGEVTDIEPGVEAVRVTMRLDPGRKVAAGTAAVIVAPTVVSDRYVQLTEPWTEGAALADGAVIDADRTAVPVEIDELYTSLEDVSTRLGPNGANADGALSAFLEVAAENLDGTGADLNTMISEFSDLSATVSGVDADLFATIGHLAELSEMLEVNDETVGSATSRFAEVADYLAADRDDLATAVQELGAALAVLDDFIADNRSALRTSVDNLVGPTQTLVNQRASLEELLRMAPLTLQNFLQAYDPATGSLQGRANLNEANLWSSDGLSARSSSDAPPVLLPGIGETDR; this comes from the coding sequence GTGAGCACCCGTGCCCAGCGTTCCCGCGACCGTCGCGCGCGGCTGCTCCGCAGCGGCGCCCTCCTGCTCGCCCTGGCGGCCGTCGTGCTCGCGGTCACCGCACGATCGGCGTACGTCGACGGGCGGAGCACCACCGTCGTCGCCGACTTCGACTCCGCGGTCGGCCTCTACGTGGGGTCCGACGTGCAGGTGCTCGGCGTCCCCGTCGGCGAGGTGACCGACATCGAGCCGGGCGTGGAGGCCGTCCGCGTCACGATGCGGCTCGACCCCGGCCGCAAGGTCGCGGCCGGCACCGCCGCCGTGATCGTGGCGCCGACCGTGGTGAGCGACCGCTACGTGCAGCTCACCGAGCCGTGGACCGAGGGCGCGGCGCTCGCCGACGGGGCGGTCATCGACGCCGACCGCACCGCGGTGCCCGTCGAGATCGACGAGCTCTACACCAGCCTCGAGGACGTCAGCACCCGCCTCGGTCCCAACGGCGCCAACGCCGACGGCGCGCTCTCCGCCTTCCTCGAGGTCGCGGCCGAGAACCTCGACGGCACCGGTGCCGACCTCAACACGATGATCAGCGAGTTCAGCGACCTCTCCGCCACGGTCTCCGGGGTCGACGCCGACCTCTTCGCGACCATCGGCCACCTCGCCGAGCTGAGCGAGATGCTCGAGGTCAACGACGAGACCGTCGGCTCCGCCACGTCCCGGTTCGCCGAGGTGGCCGACTACCTCGCCGCCGACCGCGACGACCTCGCCACCGCCGTGCAGGAGCTCGGGGCCGCGCTCGCCGTGCTCGACGACTTCATCGCCGACAACCGCTCCGCGCTCCGCACGAGCGTGGACAACCTCGTCGGCCCCACCCAGACGCTCGTCAACCAGCGCGCGTCGCTCGAGGAGCTGCTGCGCATGGCGCCGCTGACGCTGCAGAACTTCCTGCAGGCCTACGACCCCGCGACCGGCAGCCTGCAGGGCCGCGCCAACCTCAACGAGGCCAACCTGTGGAGCTCCGACGGCCTCAGCGCCCGCTCCTCCAGCGACGCACCGCCCGTG